A DNA window from Drosophila pseudoobscura strain MV-25-SWS-2005 chromosome 2, UCI_Dpse_MV25, whole genome shotgun sequence contains the following coding sequences:
- the LOC6897882 gene encoding RNA polymerase II degradation factor 1 isoform X1, whose protein sequence is MIGSFWNLCRACPSMPVDKQLHSEYRSTYRWHEFTGNSRPEVVRRAPAPNQNQSQFDGPTNEPSMPRRKKCPELAYKSHEFIIGSEYTDARREASAHRLARSEGRGGTPSRRSKSEGPPVVPNGRAYPAATEIDGATRKQAGESNGLFRKTISKLSTEYRLQFVWPNVRRIKGGGEATSKAAAGDYPRKSISLGALRSSQSHSHTQSQNQSLNQTQTHGHSHTHQSVMGAGLPTVHKKRTTNQKEATLHELEPLVSDTDDRKTHEKQVTIVEHKARPFSQAYDNERINHFITKKENFGFTDAAFKDVVDNKHGHGADSGQVVVMNGTDPPHSKPNLDLWFKDMVELRKKAGEYKSRGWGREIDPELYKKQKDLWDQVSRRSSLSALSLASTVHRPITKEEKDQENNKKSAPLPKTPLKPRVPGQAYLVDNKDEISALPARFSNIRHHLERTTGPDVEEGALLPSPTREKLMPAITKRESESQRGSPKKTALSRHGSPQKGSPQKGSPKKVLKSRSQSVGPGVAENESPKRQIRSASQAPPASRKKTPTSATTAAGSERKTRPSTLSTTFQSRIKSSSLPPPNGRVASAPPATATAIRAASATKSTLNANQPHANQSQTSQAKTTHGPGRSNKILKSSAASATSGQQQQQQQQQQMRKTDKDRSNISCIGFGSTVGAGSGSQTNSVKNQQNKQKQQQLQQQQQQQQQQQQKTAAPSDKTQAATSTAASGTATVREGTSQPVVQSTAQSATSSSQNPIRPATINIKRLTVPGQDRKLAENDGEDGRETAISISSCSPQPPVVPEVPEEPLVKSPPEPTRVKSPEQIIMRSPDPVNWTVPLDTGKTFTVTQNVKDGENYSRPQSEIKASTPVEKPPPPPQSAPPQLTEQAKMDAWKSSSPTTSGGAVYGKTLTPHAAPGGAVRQQQQQPVDQPQDQVLSSSSSTGTGSTARTTAAEVLEKARDRFDRFWGTSASKEESV, encoded by the exons ATGATTGGCTCATTCTGGAATCTGTGCAGAGCGTGCCCATCAATGCCGGTAGACAAG CAGCTCCACTCGGAGTATCGGAGCACTTATCGTTGGCATGAATTTACGGGCAACTCGCGGCCAGAGGTTGTGCGACGGGCGCCAGCCCccaatcaaaatcaaagtcAATTTGATG GTCCGACAAATGAGCCGTCGATGCCACGTCGGAAAAAATGTCCAGAATTAGCATATAAATCGCACGAGTTTATTATAGGTTCGGAATATACAGATGCACGACGAGAAGCCAGTGCACATCGTCTGGCGCGG tCGGAGGGACGGGGCGGGACACCTTCGCGTCGCAGCAAATCGGAGGGACCACCCGTTGTGCCTAATGGACGTGCCTATCCCGCTGCAACGGAGATCGATGGAGCCACAAGAAAACAG GCGGGTGAGTCAAATGGCCTATTTCGAAAGACCATCTCAAAACTGAGCACAGAGTACCGCCTGCAATTCGTTTGGCCGAATGTTCGGCGGATTAAGGGCGGCGGCGAGGCGACGTCTAAGGCCGCGGCCGGCGATTACCCTCGAAAGAGTATCTCATTGGGCGCCCTGCGATCCAGTCAGAGCCACAGTCACACTCAGAGCCAGAATCAGAGTCTaaaccagacccagacccacgGCCACAGTCACACCCATCAGTCGGTGATGGGTGCAGGTCTGCCAACGGTGCATAAAAAACGTACAACAAATCAGAAAGAAG CTACTCTACATGAGTTGGAGCCGTTGGTTAGCGATACGGATGATAGAAAAACGCACGAGAA ACAAGTGACCATCGTGGAGCACAAGGCGCGTCCATTCTCGCAGGCATACGATAACGAGCGTATAAATCACTTTATCACGAAAAAGGAGAACTTTGGCTTCACCGATGCCGCTTTCAAGGATGTGGTGGACAATAAGCATGGACATGGGGCCGATTCCGGCCAAGTGGTGGTCATGAATGGCACCGATCCGCCGCACTCTAAACCGAATTTGGATTTGTGGTTCAAGGACATGGTTGAACTACGCAAAAAGGCAGGGGAATATAAG AGCCGTGGCTGGGGCAGGGAGATTGATCCGGAATTGTACAAGAAGCAGAAGGATCTGTGGGATCAGGTTTCAAGGCGCAGCTCACTTTCAGCATTATCTTTGGCTTCGACTGTGCATAG ACCCATTACAAAGGAGGAGAAGGATCAGGAAAATAATAAGAAATCAGCGCCATTGCCGAAGACTCCACTCAAACCCCGAGTTCCTGGTCAAGCCTATTTGGTTGATAATAAAGATGAGATTTCAGCACTGCCAGCACGTTTTAGCAATATACGCCACCATTTAGAACGCACCACGGGTCCGG ATGTGGAAGAGGGAGCCCTGCTGCCTTCGCCCACCCGCGAGAAACTGATGCCAGCCATAACCAAGAGGGAGTCGGAATCGCAGAGGGGTAGCCCCAAGAAGACAGCCCTTTCCAGGCATGGATCGCCCCAGAAAGGCAGCCCCCAAAAGGGCAGTCCCAAGAAGGTTCTCAAAT CACGCTCCCAATCGGTGGGTCCGGGCGTTGCTGAGAATGAATCCCCGAAGCGACAGATACGGTCGGCCTCACAGGCCCCTCCGGCGAGCCGCAAAAAGACACCGACTTCAGCCACGACAGCGGCCGGAAGCGAGCGTAAGACACGCCCAT CCACCCTATCCACAACATTCCAATCCCGCATTAAAAGTAGTTCCCTGCCACCGCCTAATGGTAGAGTAGCCTCTGCGCCgccagcaactgcaacagcaatcCGAGCAGCATCTGCAACAAAATCAACTTTAAATGCTAATCAGCCTCATGCCAATCAATCGCAAACATCACAAGCCAAGACAACCCATGGACCCGGCAGATCCAACAAAATTCTGAAATCATCTGCGGCATCTGCAACATcgggacaacagcagcagcaacagcaacaacagcaaatgcGTAAGACAGACAAAGATAGATCGAATATTAGTTGCATTGGTTTTGGTAGTACTGTTGGTGCTGGTAGCGGTAGTCAGACGAATAGTGTCAAAAATcagcagaacaaacaaaagcaacagcaactacaacagcaacaacaacagcagcagcagcagcaacaaaagactGCTGCCCCATCAGACAAAACACaagcagcaacatcaacagcagcctCGGGCACGGCCACAGTCAGAGAAGGCACATCTCAACCTGTTGTTCAGTCAACAGCTCAATCAGCAACATCCTCGTCTCAAAATCCCATCCGGCCTGCAACCATCAACATCAAACGGCTCACGGTACCAGGTCAGGATAGAAAATTGGCTGAAA ACGATGGCGAGGATGGTCGTGAGactgccatttccatttccagctGCAGCCCACAGCCGCCAGTGGTCCCCGAGGTTCCCGAGGAACCTCTGGTGAAGTCACCGCCAGAACCCACTCGGGTGAAGTCCCCAGAGCAGATTATAATGCGTTCGCCCGATCCAGTGAACTGGACCGTGCCCCTGGATACGGGCAAGACCTTTACGGTTACCCAGAATGTCAAAGATG GGGAGAACTATAGCCGACCTCAGAGCGAGATAAAAGCATCGACACCGGTGGAGaaaccaccgccgccaccacaaTCGGCACCGCCACAACTAACCGAACAGGCTAAAATGGACG CCTGGAAGTCGTCCAGTCCCACGACCAGTGGAGGTGCTGTCTATGGCAAGACCCTGACGCCCCATGCGGCCCCAGGTGGAGCTgtgcgccagcagcagcagcagccggtgGATCAGCCGCAGGATCAGGTCCTGTCATCGTCCTCGTCAACGGGCACTGGATCGACGGCTCGCACCACAGCGGCCGAGGTCCTGGAGAAGGCACGCGACCGTTTCGATCGATTCTGGGGCACCAGCGCCAGCAAGGAGGAGAGTGTCTAG
- the LOC6897882 gene encoding RNA polymerase II degradation factor 1 isoform X2, with the protein MIGSFWNLCRACPSMPVDKLHSEYRSTYRWHEFTGNSRPEVVRRAPAPNQNQSQFDGPTNEPSMPRRKKCPELAYKSHEFIIGSEYTDARREASAHRLARSEGRGGTPSRRSKSEGPPVVPNGRAYPAATEIDGATRKQAGESNGLFRKTISKLSTEYRLQFVWPNVRRIKGGGEATSKAAAGDYPRKSISLGALRSSQSHSHTQSQNQSLNQTQTHGHSHTHQSVMGAGLPTVHKKRTTNQKEATLHELEPLVSDTDDRKTHEKQVTIVEHKARPFSQAYDNERINHFITKKENFGFTDAAFKDVVDNKHGHGADSGQVVVMNGTDPPHSKPNLDLWFKDMVELRKKAGEYKSRGWGREIDPELYKKQKDLWDQVSRRSSLSALSLASTVHRPITKEEKDQENNKKSAPLPKTPLKPRVPGQAYLVDNKDEISALPARFSNIRHHLERTTGPDVEEGALLPSPTREKLMPAITKRESESQRGSPKKTALSRHGSPQKGSPQKGSPKKVLKSRSQSVGPGVAENESPKRQIRSASQAPPASRKKTPTSATTAAGSERKTRPSTLSTTFQSRIKSSSLPPPNGRVASAPPATATAIRAASATKSTLNANQPHANQSQTSQAKTTHGPGRSNKILKSSAASATSGQQQQQQQQQQMRKTDKDRSNISCIGFGSTVGAGSGSQTNSVKNQQNKQKQQQLQQQQQQQQQQQQKTAAPSDKTQAATSTAASGTATVREGTSQPVVQSTAQSATSSSQNPIRPATINIKRLTVPGQDRKLAENDGEDGRETAISISSCSPQPPVVPEVPEEPLVKSPPEPTRVKSPEQIIMRSPDPVNWTVPLDTGKTFTVTQNVKDGENYSRPQSEIKASTPVEKPPPPPQSAPPQLTEQAKMDAWKSSSPTTSGGAVYGKTLTPHAAPGGAVRQQQQQPVDQPQDQVLSSSSSTGTGSTARTTAAEVLEKARDRFDRFWGTSASKEESV; encoded by the exons ATGATTGGCTCATTCTGGAATCTGTGCAGAGCGTGCCCATCAATGCCGGTAGACAAG CTCCACTCGGAGTATCGGAGCACTTATCGTTGGCATGAATTTACGGGCAACTCGCGGCCAGAGGTTGTGCGACGGGCGCCAGCCCccaatcaaaatcaaagtcAATTTGATG GTCCGACAAATGAGCCGTCGATGCCACGTCGGAAAAAATGTCCAGAATTAGCATATAAATCGCACGAGTTTATTATAGGTTCGGAATATACAGATGCACGACGAGAAGCCAGTGCACATCGTCTGGCGCGG tCGGAGGGACGGGGCGGGACACCTTCGCGTCGCAGCAAATCGGAGGGACCACCCGTTGTGCCTAATGGACGTGCCTATCCCGCTGCAACGGAGATCGATGGAGCCACAAGAAAACAG GCGGGTGAGTCAAATGGCCTATTTCGAAAGACCATCTCAAAACTGAGCACAGAGTACCGCCTGCAATTCGTTTGGCCGAATGTTCGGCGGATTAAGGGCGGCGGCGAGGCGACGTCTAAGGCCGCGGCCGGCGATTACCCTCGAAAGAGTATCTCATTGGGCGCCCTGCGATCCAGTCAGAGCCACAGTCACACTCAGAGCCAGAATCAGAGTCTaaaccagacccagacccacgGCCACAGTCACACCCATCAGTCGGTGATGGGTGCAGGTCTGCCAACGGTGCATAAAAAACGTACAACAAATCAGAAAGAAG CTACTCTACATGAGTTGGAGCCGTTGGTTAGCGATACGGATGATAGAAAAACGCACGAGAA ACAAGTGACCATCGTGGAGCACAAGGCGCGTCCATTCTCGCAGGCATACGATAACGAGCGTATAAATCACTTTATCACGAAAAAGGAGAACTTTGGCTTCACCGATGCCGCTTTCAAGGATGTGGTGGACAATAAGCATGGACATGGGGCCGATTCCGGCCAAGTGGTGGTCATGAATGGCACCGATCCGCCGCACTCTAAACCGAATTTGGATTTGTGGTTCAAGGACATGGTTGAACTACGCAAAAAGGCAGGGGAATATAAG AGCCGTGGCTGGGGCAGGGAGATTGATCCGGAATTGTACAAGAAGCAGAAGGATCTGTGGGATCAGGTTTCAAGGCGCAGCTCACTTTCAGCATTATCTTTGGCTTCGACTGTGCATAG ACCCATTACAAAGGAGGAGAAGGATCAGGAAAATAATAAGAAATCAGCGCCATTGCCGAAGACTCCACTCAAACCCCGAGTTCCTGGTCAAGCCTATTTGGTTGATAATAAAGATGAGATTTCAGCACTGCCAGCACGTTTTAGCAATATACGCCACCATTTAGAACGCACCACGGGTCCGG ATGTGGAAGAGGGAGCCCTGCTGCCTTCGCCCACCCGCGAGAAACTGATGCCAGCCATAACCAAGAGGGAGTCGGAATCGCAGAGGGGTAGCCCCAAGAAGACAGCCCTTTCCAGGCATGGATCGCCCCAGAAAGGCAGCCCCCAAAAGGGCAGTCCCAAGAAGGTTCTCAAAT CACGCTCCCAATCGGTGGGTCCGGGCGTTGCTGAGAATGAATCCCCGAAGCGACAGATACGGTCGGCCTCACAGGCCCCTCCGGCGAGCCGCAAAAAGACACCGACTTCAGCCACGACAGCGGCCGGAAGCGAGCGTAAGACACGCCCAT CCACCCTATCCACAACATTCCAATCCCGCATTAAAAGTAGTTCCCTGCCACCGCCTAATGGTAGAGTAGCCTCTGCGCCgccagcaactgcaacagcaatcCGAGCAGCATCTGCAACAAAATCAACTTTAAATGCTAATCAGCCTCATGCCAATCAATCGCAAACATCACAAGCCAAGACAACCCATGGACCCGGCAGATCCAACAAAATTCTGAAATCATCTGCGGCATCTGCAACATcgggacaacagcagcagcaacagcaacaacagcaaatgcGTAAGACAGACAAAGATAGATCGAATATTAGTTGCATTGGTTTTGGTAGTACTGTTGGTGCTGGTAGCGGTAGTCAGACGAATAGTGTCAAAAATcagcagaacaaacaaaagcaacagcaactacaacagcaacaacaacagcagcagcagcagcaacaaaagactGCTGCCCCATCAGACAAAACACaagcagcaacatcaacagcagcctCGGGCACGGCCACAGTCAGAGAAGGCACATCTCAACCTGTTGTTCAGTCAACAGCTCAATCAGCAACATCCTCGTCTCAAAATCCCATCCGGCCTGCAACCATCAACATCAAACGGCTCACGGTACCAGGTCAGGATAGAAAATTGGCTGAAA ACGATGGCGAGGATGGTCGTGAGactgccatttccatttccagctGCAGCCCACAGCCGCCAGTGGTCCCCGAGGTTCCCGAGGAACCTCTGGTGAAGTCACCGCCAGAACCCACTCGGGTGAAGTCCCCAGAGCAGATTATAATGCGTTCGCCCGATCCAGTGAACTGGACCGTGCCCCTGGATACGGGCAAGACCTTTACGGTTACCCAGAATGTCAAAGATG GGGAGAACTATAGCCGACCTCAGAGCGAGATAAAAGCATCGACACCGGTGGAGaaaccaccgccgccaccacaaTCGGCACCGCCACAACTAACCGAACAGGCTAAAATGGACG CCTGGAAGTCGTCCAGTCCCACGACCAGTGGAGGTGCTGTCTATGGCAAGACCCTGACGCCCCATGCGGCCCCAGGTGGAGCTgtgcgccagcagcagcagcagccggtgGATCAGCCGCAGGATCAGGTCCTGTCATCGTCCTCGTCAACGGGCACTGGATCGACGGCTCGCACCACAGCGGCCGAGGTCCTGGAGAAGGCACGCGACCGTTTCGATCGATTCTGGGGCACCAGCGCCAGCAAGGAGGAGAGTGTCTAG
- the LOC6897882 gene encoding chromatin modification-related protein EAF1 isoform X3 encodes MIGSFWNLCRACPSMPVDKQLHSEYRSTYRWHEFTGNSRPEVVRRAPAPNQNQSQFDGPTNEPSMPRRKKCPELAYKSHEFIIGSEYTDARREASAHRLARSEGRGGTPSRRSKSEGPPVVPNGRAYPAATEIDGATRKQAGESNGLFRKTISKLSTEYRLQFVWPNVRRIKGGGEATSKAAAGDYPRKSISLGALRSSQSHSHTQSQNQSLNQTQTHGHSHTHQSVMGAGLPTVHKKRTTNQKEATLHELEPLVSDTDDRKTHEKQVTIVEHKARPFSQAYDNERINHFITKKENFGFTDAAFKDVVDNKHGHGADSGQVVVMNGTDPPHSKPNLDLWFKDMVELRKKAGEYKSRGWGREIDPELYKKQKDLWDQVSRRSSLSALSLASTVHRPITKEEKDQENNKKSAPLPKTPLKPRVPGQAYLVDNKDEISALPARFSNIRHHLERTTGPDVEEGALLPSPTREKLMPAITKRESESQRGSPKKTALSRHGSPQKGSPQKGSPKKVLKSTLSTTFQSRIKSSSLPPPNGRVASAPPATATAIRAASATKSTLNANQPHANQSQTSQAKTTHGPGRSNKILKSSAASATSGQQQQQQQQQQMRKTDKDRSNISCIGFGSTVGAGSGSQTNSVKNQQNKQKQQQLQQQQQQQQQQQQKTAAPSDKTQAATSTAASGTATVREGTSQPVVQSTAQSATSSSQNPIRPATINIKRLTVPGQDRKLAENDGEDGRETAISISSCSPQPPVVPEVPEEPLVKSPPEPTRVKSPEQIIMRSPDPVNWTVPLDTGKTFTVTQNVKDGENYSRPQSEIKASTPVEKPPPPPQSAPPQLTEQAKMDAWKSSSPTTSGGAVYGKTLTPHAAPGGAVRQQQQQPVDQPQDQVLSSSSSTGTGSTARTTAAEVLEKARDRFDRFWGTSASKEESV; translated from the exons ATGATTGGCTCATTCTGGAATCTGTGCAGAGCGTGCCCATCAATGCCGGTAGACAAG CAGCTCCACTCGGAGTATCGGAGCACTTATCGTTGGCATGAATTTACGGGCAACTCGCGGCCAGAGGTTGTGCGACGGGCGCCAGCCCccaatcaaaatcaaagtcAATTTGATG GTCCGACAAATGAGCCGTCGATGCCACGTCGGAAAAAATGTCCAGAATTAGCATATAAATCGCACGAGTTTATTATAGGTTCGGAATATACAGATGCACGACGAGAAGCCAGTGCACATCGTCTGGCGCGG tCGGAGGGACGGGGCGGGACACCTTCGCGTCGCAGCAAATCGGAGGGACCACCCGTTGTGCCTAATGGACGTGCCTATCCCGCTGCAACGGAGATCGATGGAGCCACAAGAAAACAG GCGGGTGAGTCAAATGGCCTATTTCGAAAGACCATCTCAAAACTGAGCACAGAGTACCGCCTGCAATTCGTTTGGCCGAATGTTCGGCGGATTAAGGGCGGCGGCGAGGCGACGTCTAAGGCCGCGGCCGGCGATTACCCTCGAAAGAGTATCTCATTGGGCGCCCTGCGATCCAGTCAGAGCCACAGTCACACTCAGAGCCAGAATCAGAGTCTaaaccagacccagacccacgGCCACAGTCACACCCATCAGTCGGTGATGGGTGCAGGTCTGCCAACGGTGCATAAAAAACGTACAACAAATCAGAAAGAAG CTACTCTACATGAGTTGGAGCCGTTGGTTAGCGATACGGATGATAGAAAAACGCACGAGAA ACAAGTGACCATCGTGGAGCACAAGGCGCGTCCATTCTCGCAGGCATACGATAACGAGCGTATAAATCACTTTATCACGAAAAAGGAGAACTTTGGCTTCACCGATGCCGCTTTCAAGGATGTGGTGGACAATAAGCATGGACATGGGGCCGATTCCGGCCAAGTGGTGGTCATGAATGGCACCGATCCGCCGCACTCTAAACCGAATTTGGATTTGTGGTTCAAGGACATGGTTGAACTACGCAAAAAGGCAGGGGAATATAAG AGCCGTGGCTGGGGCAGGGAGATTGATCCGGAATTGTACAAGAAGCAGAAGGATCTGTGGGATCAGGTTTCAAGGCGCAGCTCACTTTCAGCATTATCTTTGGCTTCGACTGTGCATAG ACCCATTACAAAGGAGGAGAAGGATCAGGAAAATAATAAGAAATCAGCGCCATTGCCGAAGACTCCACTCAAACCCCGAGTTCCTGGTCAAGCCTATTTGGTTGATAATAAAGATGAGATTTCAGCACTGCCAGCACGTTTTAGCAATATACGCCACCATTTAGAACGCACCACGGGTCCGG ATGTGGAAGAGGGAGCCCTGCTGCCTTCGCCCACCCGCGAGAAACTGATGCCAGCCATAACCAAGAGGGAGTCGGAATCGCAGAGGGGTAGCCCCAAGAAGACAGCCCTTTCCAGGCATGGATCGCCCCAGAAAGGCAGCCCCCAAAAGGGCAGTCCCAAGAAGGTTCTCAAAT CCACCCTATCCACAACATTCCAATCCCGCATTAAAAGTAGTTCCCTGCCACCGCCTAATGGTAGAGTAGCCTCTGCGCCgccagcaactgcaacagcaatcCGAGCAGCATCTGCAACAAAATCAACTTTAAATGCTAATCAGCCTCATGCCAATCAATCGCAAACATCACAAGCCAAGACAACCCATGGACCCGGCAGATCCAACAAAATTCTGAAATCATCTGCGGCATCTGCAACATcgggacaacagcagcagcaacagcaacaacagcaaatgcGTAAGACAGACAAAGATAGATCGAATATTAGTTGCATTGGTTTTGGTAGTACTGTTGGTGCTGGTAGCGGTAGTCAGACGAATAGTGTCAAAAATcagcagaacaaacaaaagcaacagcaactacaacagcaacaacaacagcagcagcagcagcaacaaaagactGCTGCCCCATCAGACAAAACACaagcagcaacatcaacagcagcctCGGGCACGGCCACAGTCAGAGAAGGCACATCTCAACCTGTTGTTCAGTCAACAGCTCAATCAGCAACATCCTCGTCTCAAAATCCCATCCGGCCTGCAACCATCAACATCAAACGGCTCACGGTACCAGGTCAGGATAGAAAATTGGCTGAAA ACGATGGCGAGGATGGTCGTGAGactgccatttccatttccagctGCAGCCCACAGCCGCCAGTGGTCCCCGAGGTTCCCGAGGAACCTCTGGTGAAGTCACCGCCAGAACCCACTCGGGTGAAGTCCCCAGAGCAGATTATAATGCGTTCGCCCGATCCAGTGAACTGGACCGTGCCCCTGGATACGGGCAAGACCTTTACGGTTACCCAGAATGTCAAAGATG GGGAGAACTATAGCCGACCTCAGAGCGAGATAAAAGCATCGACACCGGTGGAGaaaccaccgccgccaccacaaTCGGCACCGCCACAACTAACCGAACAGGCTAAAATGGACG CCTGGAAGTCGTCCAGTCCCACGACCAGTGGAGGTGCTGTCTATGGCAAGACCCTGACGCCCCATGCGGCCCCAGGTGGAGCTgtgcgccagcagcagcagcagccggtgGATCAGCCGCAGGATCAGGTCCTGTCATCGTCCTCGTCAACGGGCACTGGATCGACGGCTCGCACCACAGCGGCCGAGGTCCTGGAGAAGGCACGCGACCGTTTCGATCGATTCTGGGGCACCAGCGCCAGCAAGGAGGAGAGTGTCTAG